Within Gouania willdenowi chromosome 24, fGouWil2.1, whole genome shotgun sequence, the genomic segment gatgcataaaGAATTGTGATAATCGCTAATTAATCGAATCGTAGCAACCTGAATCGTAATCGAATCAAATCGTGAGGTTCCTTAAATGGCACACTcctaatatatacacacatatacataaaatgaaagTGTAAAATGACCACtagtttcatttaaaaaataagcatattcaacaattgaataaaataaaatttaaaaagaaattatgATACCTTAAacaataacctcaataaattgaataaaacaaatgtattgcaGTGCTTATATATCATAGCTTTTAGATGCAAGCTGATATAAAAACCCTTAGTTTTCAGTTCGATAAAACAGaggaaatgaaagaaatgcaTAATTCACTCCTGCAGTCCATTTATAAACTCATATTAAGATTACATCAATGTATGAGAGGAATCAGTGACGTGTAGTGGGGGGGGGTAGACCTGTGATGTCTGTGACACACACTAATGGAGCAGCCAATCAGCACACGCTTGCTGCTTTCTCTTTTTATACAGTATCACTGTCATGCTGACGTCCCACAGTctgtattatatatttaatgtatatatttCTGGTAGGCtgatttgtatttatatatgcAGTGAAAATGTAGACTGTTAGGCAGACAGTACCGTGCCTCACAGACAGGGGGCAGTGTTCAGCACTAAGAAGACACAAAACCCAAACTTTAAGATAAGATCAATCatgatttccatttttttttttttttgtcttgcttTTTCCTCCACTATCAAAAAACGTGCAATTTTCTAGGCTAATTTTAGAATAAAGTAACCCCAGAAATTATAGACCCTGATCCAGATAGTTTGATTTTCCCCTGAAACTATTAGTCCCTAAACACCACCCTTAAAACCACTAAATTCAACATCAGATCATTCACAATTTCCATTTTGGTTCAGCAAGAGAGATcagctaaaaataataataataaaattaaaaaacatacacattttattttatatatatatatatatatatatttaacctTATCTTAttgtaaaagaataaataaataaaaaaataaataaataaatcttgtttttcttgctattaaattgttgaaaaatatgGAATGATTAAAACATATAGCTTTTAAAACAACTAAACATTTAAGGTCAAAATTGAAatataatcagaatcaaaatgtttattgtaaATTACATTCAAACTGGTATCGTTTCACGGTTCAaggttttttattgtcattttcatgtttacatAAAAACGAAATCTGTTTCTCGGGACCACAGCAGCATACAAGAAAAGAAGTATTCACTGAAGTATAGTGCAATATAAACACAATAGAACAGAAATAAATCATATGAATACATGATGAAGAAAGAAagtacacactatacacacaagTGCAGTAAAATAAGAGTGTATCTACCATGCAAGGTGGATGTttcctttcttttgtttttttaatgcaagaTTATACAATACTGTATATGCAAGAATATTGTCTTACAtgataaaatagaataaaagtacaactatttacaaatataaaatagtAAGAAAGTAGGGGGATAATGTGTGCACCTGACACCATCAGTCAGTGATGAACCTCACCTCACGTGACTGAGAGGAAAAGCCACACAAATATGTCACGAGAACatgcaaagctgcattttcCCATGATGCAGCGATGCTACCCAGTCATATTACCACCGGTAATGGTGTACGTGCGGGTTAGAGCGGCTACAGGACAGGAACAGCGACAGTACACTGACTGCTGTGTCACGAGGGGTTTCCGATCCTTTCTCCCGTCATGCCTCACACCCACTGACCAGGCCGACCGCAGGTGGCTTCAGAGCTGGAAGCTGCGCACAAAATCCATTCTGCGGTCAAAACTGACGGAGGAAAGTCACGACGCGCACGCTGACTCCCACTTTTCCGTAAGGCGCGTGCACGCTGCGGCGCGCCGGAGGTGAGGCTCGTGGCAGGAAGCAGACGGTGACGTAGAAAGGCTACGTGTCGTCCTGACACGCAcgtacacgcacgcacgcggtTTCTGCTTTCATGGATACTTGATATTTGGAGCGCGCGCCTTCTAATGACCACGCGGAAAGAAAAGTGTGTCcttgaaagaagaagaagaagaagaagaagaatttgtCAGTTGTGTCGTTTTCTtagttttctttccttttattgttAGTTATTAATTGTTATCTTATTTCTCTGATCTGTTATCTGTGTAGATGTGCATTTTTTCATAATGACATATAGTGCACTTTATTTAATCTGTTTTAATTGCTAATTTGTGTTCAATAAAAAGGGGAAAAacaaatagaagaagaagaagaagaaggtgtgACAGCTCAGGTGACAAACGGAATTGAGCTGttcgtgcaaaaaaaaaaaaatgcgtttGTTCGGTGTTGCCAGGTTAGGTTGTTTCACGCGCAAAAAATGGCAGAGAAAATGTAGCTGGTTTGTTATGTTAACTGTTAAACTGTTATCACTACTTAATCTCTAAAGTGTTACATTTCAAATCATCCAAAAGTTGGTAGATAAGTCTAATATTTTCAGTAggctatatactgtattatgttAAAGTAATTAACATATAAAGTACTTTGTGCATCATTAAATTGTAtgaagaaaatgtgtttgtttgattgattgattgatgtaaTATAAAGCCATTGAAATCTGCTCCTATACCAGATTTCTCTCATTTCCCTTTTTGTTTAGACTTCTGTCGTGCTTTTCTCCACATGttctttaatattgttttatttatgactATATGGACAACACCAGGGTTGTGTGTAAGAGCTACTTTCCATGTATGTATCTGGAGTTGTTATTATGAGTTCTTATTGTGCATCAGAGCAGCCACAGCCAGCAGGCGGCTGCACCGTTTGCAACAAACGCAAAGCAAGTCATTGGATCCATTGTCTTAAATCACACAGTTTCTGTCTATTGAATGATCTCATCATGGCACGCTGTTTTTTCTCATGGCAGTGATTAAAAATTAGACTGTACCATCCCAAAATCTGAACTTACTCCATCAAGTCTATTCACCGAACTAACATCAGCTTCCGTATATAGGAATATTGAGTAGAATATTCAGCAATGTTTCTTTGAAAAAGGTTTTGTGACAGctcaaacaataataaaatacaataatctgCCCCATAAATTTGCACCCGGCACTGACACAGTAAATAATGCTTTACAATGACACATGTAGCCTTTATTTATACTTTAATACTACCAAATACTATCATAATATTAGAGTCCAGATGTCAGATATGTTAGGCTACATCATTATAAGGGGTTTGGTGTGTATttgatatgttaaggtttcatttatttagacaactttttttcagaaaataatctcctgacatgtgcTCCAACTGCCATTGTTCTTCAGAGGCGtgtgctgatcgctttgatgtttcctggATTTCCTCATAATAATTCCATGcagaaagttcattttgtcttatttttgaatgttaaggtttaattttttCAGACAACATATGatagaacctttttttttattggattggttaaaaataaacatattaaagtatgtattcattcattttatttctgtccAGGTTTGAGGAATTTTTGCAGTTCATAATTAATAAGTGGGGGGGGGAGGGTGTGTTTGTGCGTAAAGACTCGTTTGCCAGTAATTGTGATTGCATTGTTTCACCAGTAACGTTGATGTAATCAAATCATTAGGTCAAGCTTCAGTAAAAGCTGCTATTAGGTCGATGCAATCCCTGAGTGGCTGATGAAAGACGGGAGTGAAATTTCAGCATCGGCCAAGTTGATGtatatttcattattaaataaaggCCAAATGGATGCCCAGAGCACACTGACCTCTactcatataaatatataaaaatagattttacaGCACTACGTTTGGactcatcactttttttttttcttttcttttttttttttttttttttaatgacttggGAATAAATCAGCCCACAAAGGACACACCCTTTTGTAATTGTTAACCAATCATCCACGTCTCCGGTCCTCGGCAGCCTGTGCACCACTGACTCCCACATTATggagacgcacacacacgtagaaGGACACACTCTGCGTTAACGGAGGAAGCACACAAAGTTTGTGCCTGTCAGCGCCTTCTGTCTCCACCACTCAACGCCATCCTGGTCTATTGCGCAcaaggagagaaaaaagaaaagaaaaaaggctgCAAGTTTTGCAAATGGACAGACGCTTGGAGACGAACATGGGATTATTGTAATGTGGATTCCACTGCAGGAGAATAAAGATCTGCGGCGGAACAATGTGAGGAGACGTCCTGCGTCTTGGATTCTCGTGTTTCTGGATATCTTGAAAATCCTTGGAAACAGTtgagaataaaagtgaatcCATAAAGGATTGTATGCTCCAGCCTTGGGACCAGCATGGATTTGCCGCTACAACCCCCGGCCCCTGATCACAGAAGTTGAAGCCGCGGTTCATTTGGTGCCGTTTGTTGCGCCTCTTGTTGTAAACTTCATGTGTGAGAACAAATTGCCACATTTGGCCACCTGAATTTTTAAACCTCGTCTTGTCTGTTGTTTGGATTTCCAACACCATGAACTTTATTGACAGTTTGACTCTATTATTTTTGACGCTGTCAGCTGTCAAGGTGAGTGCGCAAAGCAAAGAGAAGCCGGGGGGGGGAAAGGGGAATATATCGACCTTATCTTGCTGGTCATTTGTCTGTAGTTTGTCCTTGTCTTTCCTTGGGTAGGTCACAgcttgtttgtattgtttttgtttttaaactcaaacgttgagtgtgtttttagtgGATTTGTAAAGACATTGCGCAAAAGCTGCCAGCTGGGCATAAACGTACCGGACAGAGGCAGGTGGTGCGTCTTTTTCCACTGCGAATGTGGAGATTGTAATCTTGTATTGAAGTTTTGCACAGGGCCTGCTTCTGGATATATTATTACGCTTTAAAGGCACAGAGGCTGATTTCTGAAATAGGACTGGTGCGCAATGAGAAGAGCCACTCCAGCACCGAGCGCACAATGAATTGTTTCCAtgttattaatcaaacaagCAAAAGgttcaatacttttttttttttttttttttaaacaccactAAAATCATAATTTTCAGGAACACGATTGGACTTTGCAAGATTATGTCCAACAGCACTTTAAAAGGGGGCATTTTAGATTCTCTGGCGCATCTAATCTCTAACATAATAAAGTCTGAACCCTCACCAGAGTCCAGGAAACGATTGGTTCTGAGTCACTTGTTGGTTTTTCCTCTCTGTAACAAAATCGAGGACTTGTCATTATCATCACTAGGGTTTAGGAGCTGGTGTTAACACCCGCTCAACACGAGACATTATGTGGGGCTTTGGAGTGGAGGGGCCGGGGTCTCACAGCCTCTCACGCCACCAGAAAAGGGGGAGGAGACTGTGCACAGCAGAGCCTTTAAACATAATTCAAGGAAAGGATTTTCTtcttaaaagcacttttaacaGCATTATTAGTCAGATATTGCACTCTCTGTTGGTGTCAGTGAAGAATCATCCTCATGTCTGCGCGCGTCGTGCGTAAAAAGCGAATGGATGGATGCCAAAGCGTCCTGTGTGGCTTTACTGGCGTGGTGACAGCTCCAGAGCCGCTCCTGACAACTCAGCTGAGTGAAATGTGAAAGTTTTTCTTACAAGAGTGAGTGATTGGTGGCGCCCAGCAATGTAGCCACACTTTAACCAACATTTAACAATAGGAAATAAGTCAACTGTCTGTTCTCAGCAGCCTCTGATGATAAGACACGCCGTGGGTTTTTTCAATTCTGGCAACGTGTAACTGAAACGAGTCCAAATGCAAACATAGCTTTTTGCACAACTGTGGTTAACTAGAGGGCATGGGGAAGCTTTGTCAGTCCTTGCACAATTTACTCTTTCTGACAGCATGCATCTCTTCCTTTTGCAGAGTGCCCACATACCTAAAGAAACGGAGAGAGGTCCACATGCCGGTAGGTGTCCCACAGGGCACCGTGGGAATCCAGTCTGCCGCTGGGCTCCCTTGGTTGGGCACACAGCCACAGAGAAAGCAGTTTCACCTTGATATTAGAAGAAAGCTATCGCCTCCTTGTGGACACATTTGTAGCATTCCCTAACAAATGAGTGAACCTCcagatacttttttatttatttctaaaagaAATGAACCAGTACCAATTTTAAATCACACAGAATAGCATTCCTGCTTTGTTGAGGTTTAGTTGGGGAGATGTTATGGTGACCAGGCTCTTTTAAAGAAAGGAATGTTATGTTACCCCCTTGGACTACAATTTCACTTTTGCACAATCCAAGCATTGGCCAATGTAATCTGGACAATCAGAAGACTAACTCCATGGTATTGTTTAGGCATGTTATGTGTTGTTTGGCTTTCTGGAGAGCTTTCAGGCTAGGCTTGATTTAAGTTCACTAATACTCAGGGTGGATGTTTGGGAAATGCTGTCTGTGTGCTTCATCTCACTCAACTCTCACAAGGACAGAGAAAGAAACTAACTGTAGGCAAAAGTACACCAGAACCAATCCCTGACACAAATATAACAACTATAAGACGCAGCTAATGTAGTTAAGATACTGTATGACTGCTTGACTGTCTCACCCGTCTGTTtctttgtggggtttttttaacagtatttttGATATTTGATCTGGTTTAACACTGTCCTTTGTGCCTCTTGTGTCTCCCAGTGATCCCTTTAATGGAGGTGTACAATAAAAGTTTGTGCAAGCCTCGGGAGCTGCTGGTGGAGATTCTACAAGAGTATCCGGAGGAGGTGGAGCACATCTTCATACCGTCCTGTGTGGTGCTGACGCGATGTGCCGGCTGCTGCAGCGACGAGATGTTACAGTGCATGCCAACGTCCAGCTATAACATTACAATGGAGGTCAGCAGCATCACTTGGAGATGTTATGtcaacttaaaaaacataaattatgatTGCAACGTTAGATGTCCAAATGTCCAAAACTCGTATTAAAATCCTTTCTGCCAATTCAACTGAACAAAGCTGTAAGGCTGATTAGGTGAGACCTTTGGGCAAAAATAACACTattgttaatttatttgtagTATTCGATACAAAAGCGgtgctgttttttattattcaccTTTGGCCTCCATCActcgtccaaaaaaaaaaacatgtttcagcGAACAAGAAACCAGCATCTATGCTTGTGTTCCAGTGAGTTTTATTCCTTGATATCTTaattccagttttttttttagatgctcTTCCACTCTGACTTTAAAACACATTAGTCCTGCTTAttagtgttgtactcaagaccacactatacGAGACCAAGACTAGCtagagaccagaatgcaccgacaCCAAGACTTTTGGGGGTCGAGATCAAGTCTAGACCAAGACCATGCATAAAAACCTATCTGGAAAACCttgacaaggttgaacagtttAAGAGAATTCtgtctttatttcttttagATACATTTTAGCAGACAAAACTAAATGATTTTTTCCAAAGCACAACATGGAACATCTCAAACCCTGACAAATTCTTTCAACTAAGTTCTTACAAAAAAATTCCTTGCATGTATTTAAAATCCAGTAATAAGTTcagagttattttaaatatcagaaaaattattatttgtcaGGTGAAAAAGGCCTAAAGTGTGTGTTCAGAGGTGTTTCTAACTAGAACTAGGATGGAGTCATGCGTGAGTTTTTGCAGATGTCTGACACATTAGGCActggaaaatatttcaaacaaagcagaacaatcagtgagctaactAAATGTTTAAGtcattattatcacattaatgaagttgaagTAAAGCAGATCAGAGTACAGTGTTAGTCTCGATTGGTCTTGATGGAAAATCCAGAGTCCGGCCAGGCCGAGACCAAGGCAAGACCAAGTAAAAATGCCCTTGAGTCCGAGACAAAATCAAAACCACCAAAATGTGGTCACAACACCGGTCTTGAGTGCTCCAACACTAGCACAACCCTCTGACTTTTAGACACATTAGTCCTGCTTATTCTTCACCTTCAGGTGTCCTCCTCAAACATAGCTAAAGGAGCAATTGGGTTTTTCTCCATCTATCAAGAGTTGGTTGGCTGGACATGGTGGGAGTAGAACCTCACTGAGAACATCATCATTcaacatttaggtttatttaTCATCTGCCAAATTAAACATCAAAACCTTCTCGCTTCATGAAATCTGAGATCTTTTCACTTTCCATCAtgtaaccattttttttcttctttttctcttgcAGATCAAAAGAATAAAACcccaaagacaacaaaatgataTTTTCATGAGTTTCACAGAACACAGCGCATGTGAGTGTAGGTAAGAATCATTCGCACTAACACCAGCCACCACCGCAAATCACTGCACCATTGTGTACTATAGAGCACAGATGTTATGTGAACGCATAGTGTTTTGAGTCTGGGCCCTGACACATTTGACAGATGCGCATCGTGTTGATCCTGATCTTATCTTTCTCTGCTTTTACTTcactttatctttttttaaaaaaaaagtccagaGCAGGTTTGGACACATCACTGCAGACATCCTCCATGTTGTTTAGATTTATCGTCATACCATCGCAGCGCTGCAGTGAAGGAGACTCTTTTTGATTGAGTGCAGAGATACATTAAGACTTTCTGAGGTCATGCTTGGAGTTATATGGGCATGATTGCTTTATAATTGCTGATCTTTGGGATAGATTGTGTAGCTCCTCTTTGAGGCTTGTCATGGAGATCATCAGTAAGAAGATCAGTGTTTACTGCTTTGTTTGGTGCTGATTTTGCTACAGTTTGATC encodes:
- the vegfab gene encoding vascular endothelial growth factor Ab isoform X3: MNFIDSLTLLFLTLSAVKSAHIPKETERGPHAVIPLMEVYNKSLCKPRELLVEILQEYPEEVEHIFIPSCVVLTRCAGCCSDEMLQCMPTSSYNITMEIKRIKPQRQQNDIFMSFTEHSACECRLKKEVKEQKENVCEPCCEHCSERRKRLFVQDSVTCRCSCKHTDAYCKERQLELNERTCKCDNPR
- the vegfab gene encoding vascular endothelial growth factor Ab isoform X6, encoding MNFIDSLTLLFLTLSAVKSAHIPKETERGPHAVIPLMEVYNKSLCKPRELLVEILQEYPEEVEHIFIPSCVVLTRCAGCCSDEMLQCMPTSSYNITMEIKRIKPQRQQNDIFMSFTEHSAC
- the vegfab gene encoding vascular endothelial growth factor Ab isoform X4, which encodes MHLFLLQSAHIPKETERGPHAVIPLMEVYNKSLCKPRELLVEILQEYPEEVEHIFIPSCVVLTRCAGCCSDEMLQCMPTSSYNITMEIKRIKPQRQQNDIFMSFTEHSACECRLKKEVKEQKENVCEPCCEHCSERRKRLFVQDSVTCRCSCKHTDAYCKERQLELNERTCKCDNPR
- the vegfab gene encoding vascular endothelial growth factor Ab isoform X2, coding for MNFIDSLTLLFLTLSAVKSAHIPKETERGPHAVIPLMEVYNKSLCKPRELLVEILQEYPEEVEHIFIPSCVVLTRCAGCCSDEMLQCMPTSSYNITMEIKRIKPQRQQNDIFMSFTEHSACECRLKKEVKEQKEKKSRKVKGKGLKRKRKKNRDKTIHDAYVSSAFSTYLHLSVALLIIKLIWEELFCPF
- the vegfab gene encoding vascular endothelial growth factor Ab isoform X1, encoding MNFIDSLTLLFLTLSAVKSAHIPKETERGPHAVIPLMEVYNKSLCKPRELLVEILQEYPEEVEHIFIPSCVVLTRCAGCCSDEMLQCMPTSSYNITMEIKRIKPQRQQNDIFMSFTEHSACECRLKKEVKEQKEKKSRKVKGKGLKRKRKKNRDKTIHDAVCEPCCEHCSERRKRLFVQDSVTCRCSCKHTDAYCKERQLELNERTCKCDNPR
- the vegfab gene encoding vascular endothelial growth factor Ab isoform X5; protein product: MNFIDSLTLLFLTLSAVKSAHIPKETERGPHAVIPLMEVYNKSLCKPRELLVEILQEYPEEVEHIFIPSCVVLTRCAGCCSDEMLQCMPTSSYNITMEIKRIKPQRQQNDIFMSFTEHSACEC